In a genomic window of Candidatus Thiothrix sulfatifontis:
- the rnd gene encoding ribonuclease D, with protein sequence MFDYIDNAEKLTDLLARLDAAEWITLDTEFIREKTYYPRLCLIQIASADTLACIDPLAIGDLQPFLAWLNQPQRLKVLHAAWQDMEIFHYLGDGNVPAPLFDTQVAAAVLGMGDQLGYARLVEALLGIALDKSQSRTDWSRRPLTTAQLEYAIDDVRHLRDVYLRLREQLEQLGRMHWLEKPFQKLADPATYTVDPQTVWERVKGLQILKPQQLAILRELAAWREQRALLKDIPRRWILSDEILLDMARMQPDSPAALRQIRGLSDEQIERGAGEWLACIARGQAVPKSECPSLPRRRKLDASMSVVADVLTALLNQVAHENGISAQMIATRQQLEKMLEEGRNTLSDDWRGALVNDLFTAVLAGKASIRVRDQQLVMEA encoded by the coding sequence ATGTTTGATTATATTGATAATGCTGAGAAATTAACCGATTTGCTGGCTCGGCTCGATGCTGCCGAGTGGATTACCTTGGATACGGAATTTATCCGCGAAAAGACGTATTACCCGCGTTTGTGTTTGATCCAAATTGCCAGTGCCGACACGTTGGCGTGTATTGACCCGCTGGCAATCGGTGATTTGCAACCGTTTTTAGCTTGGCTCAATCAGCCGCAGCGCCTGAAAGTGTTGCACGCTGCTTGGCAGGATATGGAAATTTTCCACTATTTAGGCGATGGCAACGTACCCGCTCCGCTGTTTGATACCCAAGTTGCCGCTGCCGTGTTGGGCATGGGCGACCAATTGGGGTATGCGCGTTTGGTGGAAGCCTTGCTGGGCATAGCGCTGGATAAATCGCAGTCACGTACCGATTGGTCACGCCGCCCTTTGACGACCGCGCAACTGGAATACGCCATCGACGATGTGCGCCATTTGCGCGATGTTTATCTGCGCTTGCGTGAACAACTGGAACAATTGGGGCGGATGCATTGGTTGGAAAAACCGTTCCAAAAACTCGCCGATCCCGCGACTTACACCGTTGACCCGCAAACCGTGTGGGAACGGGTGAAAGGTTTGCAAATCCTCAAGCCGCAGCAATTGGCAATTTTGCGCGAATTAGCGGCATGGCGTGAACAGCGTGCCTTGCTCAAAGACATTCCTCGACGCTGGATTTTATCCGATGAAATCTTGCTGGACATGGCACGGATGCAACCGGACAGCCCAGCGGCATTGCGCCAGATTCGTGGCTTAAGCGATGAACAAATTGAACGCGGCGCGGGCGAATGGCTGGCCTGCATTGCACGCGGACAAGCGGTGCCGAAAAGTGAATGCCCGTCTTTGCCGCGTCGCCGCAAACTGGACGCCTCCATGAGCGTGGTGGCGGATGTGTTGACTGCCCTGCTCAATCAAGTCGCGCATGAAAATGGCATTTCGGCGCAGATGATTGCCACCCGCCAACAGCTTGAAAAAATGCTGGAAGAAGGGCGAAATACTCTGTCTGACGATTGGCGGGGCGCGTTAGTGAATGATTTGTTTACGGCGGTATTGGCAGGCAAGGCCAGCATTCGGGTGCGGGATCAGCAATTGGTGATGGAAGCGTGA
- a CDS encoding tRNA (5-methylaminomethyl-2-thiouridylate)-methyltransferase translates to MTRQYRAVSLLSGGLDSMLATKAVLEQGIHVEGINFYTGFCVEGHTHAIRRRHSDKNKRNNALWVAEQLGIKLHMIDIVEAYKDVVLNPKYGYGAHLNPCLDCKIFMVKKAHEWIQQKGFDFIITGEVVGQRPMSQRPDTMPIIAAESGAEELLLRPLSAHNLPPSKPEREGWVNREQLFGFRGRSRKPQMALATQWGITDYAQPAGGCCFLTDAHYAGKLQDLWAHRPNRAYELDDIMLLKIGRHLRPRPHFKMIVSREEGETHFLEGYQNQFLWIKTASHSGPLTLLDGDTLTDDDVHLAAQISARYSHGKHALEVVCQFARPGTALQEIRVTPLRDLPDNWLL, encoded by the coding sequence ATGACCCGACAATACCGCGCTGTTTCCCTGCTTTCCGGTGGCCTTGATTCCATGCTTGCCACCAAAGCGGTGTTGGAACAAGGCATTCATGTGGAAGGCATCAACTTCTACACCGGCTTTTGCGTGGAAGGCCATACGCACGCCATCCGCCGACGTCACAGCGACAAAAACAAGCGGAATAACGCCCTGTGGGTAGCCGAGCAACTCGGCATCAAATTGCACATGATTGACATTGTGGAAGCCTACAAAGATGTCGTGCTCAACCCCAAATACGGTTACGGAGCGCACCTAAACCCTTGCCTTGACTGCAAGATTTTCATGGTAAAAAAAGCGCACGAATGGATTCAGCAAAAAGGTTTTGACTTCATCATTACCGGCGAAGTGGTGGGGCAACGCCCAATGTCACAGCGCCCGGATACCATGCCGATTATCGCCGCCGAATCGGGCGCGGAAGAACTGCTGTTACGCCCGCTGTCTGCGCACAATTTACCCCCCAGCAAACCCGAACGCGAGGGCTGGGTGAATCGCGAACAACTGTTTGGTTTTAGAGGGCGCAGCCGCAAACCGCAAATGGCACTCGCCACGCAATGGGGAATTACCGATTACGCGCAACCGGCAGGTGGCTGTTGCTTTCTCACCGACGCGCATTACGCCGGTAAACTGCAAGATTTGTGGGCACATCGCCCCAACCGCGCTTACGAACTCGATGACATTATGTTGCTGAAAATCGGGCGGCATTTACGCCCGCGCCCGCATTTCAAAATGATTGTGTCACGCGAGGAGGGTGAAACCCATTTCCTCGAAGGCTACCAAAACCAATTCCTCTGGATCAAAACCGCCAGTCATTCCGGCCCCCTAACCCTGCTGGATGGCGACACGCTTACCGATGACGATGTGCACCTTGCCGCGCAAATTTCAGCCCGTTACAGCCACGGCAAACACGCGCTGGAAGTCGTCTGCCAGTTCGCTCGACCGGGTACTGCGCTTCAGGAAATCAGGGTCACGCCCTTGCGCGACTTGCCGGATAATTGGCTACTTTGA
- a CDS encoding glycosyltransferase family 4 protein, protein MNATVILSAYYRHKPGGFTTRLYRAYRALDAAGYRVIYIATETLPVAGERIQPVILPMRSRPTSLWYWPEFYWRAARELRRLTREHRVQHHLMFSFFYASLSILASWGLGVRTLTFIRGDDIFDAAKKRFARPRLWVHRVLEKLGIRYSYQVITTSETMKAIINQRSGGQDKTQSLPNNITTQALPIQLPNIRQDTVRIATLSVLNPRKNQLLVLQALQQLPAQHWEYLLIGSDNSGLDYQAELQAFVADNGLSERVKFLGWRDDVPAILQRCHLLLLPTLHEGSPNALLEAMGYGLPCLASDIPEIREILPDAELLFYPHHPAELTRKLERFLQLPGYAGVIQAKTAQCSARYTFDWDQRLVALVDAAIDG, encoded by the coding sequence ATGAATGCCACTGTTATTTTGTCTGCGTATTACCGGCACAAACCCGGCGGGTTTACCACGCGCCTGTATCGCGCTTACCGCGCCTTGGATGCGGCGGGTTATCGGGTGATTTATATTGCAACTGAAACGTTGCCGGTGGCAGGTGAACGTATCCAGCCGGTCATTTTACCGATGCGTTCCCGCCCAACTTCACTGTGGTATTGGCCGGAATTTTACTGGCGTGCTGCGCGTGAATTGCGCCGTCTGACCCGTGAACATCGGGTGCAACATCACCTGATGTTTTCGTTTTTTTATGCCAGCTTGTCGATTCTGGCGAGTTGGGGCTTGGGGGTGCGTACCCTCACGTTTATTCGTGGGGATGATATTTTCGATGCGGCAAAAAAACGTTTTGCCCGCCCGCGCCTGTGGGTGCATCGCGTGTTGGAAAAACTGGGAATACGCTATTCATATCAGGTGATTACCACCAGCGAGACCATGAAGGCAATTATCAATCAGCGTTCCGGCGGGCAGGATAAAACCCAAAGCTTGCCCAATAACATTACCACGCAAGCACTGCCCATTCAGTTGCCGAATATTCGTCAAGACACGGTACGGATTGCCACGCTGTCGGTGTTGAATCCGCGCAAAAATCAGTTATTGGTGTTGCAAGCGCTTCAGCAATTACCGGCGCAACACTGGGAATACCTGCTGATTGGCAGTGATAACAGCGGGCTTGATTACCAAGCAGAATTGCAGGCATTTGTTGCCGACAATGGCTTGAGCGAACGGGTGAAATTTCTCGGCTGGCGTGATGATGTTCCCGCCATATTGCAACGCTGCCATTTGTTGTTGCTGCCGACCTTGCACGAAGGTTCGCCCAATGCCTTGTTGGAGGCCATGGGGTATGGGCTGCCCTGCCTTGCCAGCGATATTCCTGAAATTCGTGAAATTTTACCCGACGCGGAATTGTTGTTTTACCCGCACCATCCGGCGGAATTGACCCGCAAACTGGAGCGTTTTTTGCAACTGCCCGGTTACGCAGGAGTGATTCAAGCCAAAACCGCACAGTGCAGCGCACGTTATACCTTTGACTGGGATCAGCGTCTGGTCGCCTTGGTTGATGCGGCTATTGATGGCTAA
- a CDS encoding oligosaccharide flippase family protein, whose product MAKRHGYASSTLIRLLAIGLNAVGALLLLPFVLNALGASDFGIWAMATSITGYLMLLDFGIALACTRYLSVHSEDKQQWRRTFSSAFLLSLGLAAILVGIASAVQLLLYSGVLPAAYQPLPDVITLLLVEVALSIPLRLYQSILRAEVRYVEIGLFEIVRIGLRLVGIPLLLWGGGGLMTILVYASVINVLFFALMLGSVYWRERNTYLDWQAWDAQHLRELLGFSQYAAVTQVAEFFKYRTDNLLVGVLLGVSAVAPYAIMVVVIDMLTQILMRFQSYWDTIIMRHAGEQRLASALDTTLTSLQIGVSLALLATFDTWLLGAQFLSLWVGDTYAALSTSLTLFTLILPGLAVQLATSPYFNALGRQRSNATLALLEIVLKLGLLLPLINGFDADGVIFAGVVAAIVTALLRLWVMAGIVRCKFWHLVRVVICKLLPVIGLLGVLWGLCWVLETAGIPLLLTIATILCLQALGLLFLIKKPINTHHRVVSAICPRLSSGG is encoded by the coding sequence ATGGCTAAGCGTCACGGTTATGCCAGTTCTACCCTGATTCGCTTGCTGGCAATTGGGCTGAATGCGGTTGGCGCGTTGCTGTTGTTGCCGTTTGTACTCAATGCCTTGGGCGCAAGCGATTTTGGGATTTGGGCCATGGCAACCTCGATCACCGGCTATTTAATGCTGCTCGATTTTGGGATTGCCTTGGCGTGTACCCGTTATTTATCGGTGCACAGCGAGGATAAACAGCAATGGCGACGCACGTTTAGCAGTGCGTTCCTGCTGTCACTGGGCTTGGCGGCAATCTTGGTAGGTATTGCCAGCGCCGTGCAGTTATTGCTGTACAGCGGGGTATTGCCTGCCGCTTATCAACCGCTACCGGATGTGATTACGCTGTTGTTGGTGGAAGTGGCGCTCTCGATTCCCTTGCGTTTGTACCAAAGCATTTTGCGGGCAGAAGTGCGCTATGTGGAAATCGGGCTATTTGAAATCGTGCGGATTGGGCTGCGCTTGGTGGGAATTCCACTGCTGCTGTGGGGAGGCGGCGGGTTAATGACCATTTTGGTGTATGCCTCGGTCATCAATGTGCTGTTTTTTGCCTTAATGCTGGGCAGTGTGTATTGGCGTGAACGCAACACCTACCTCGATTGGCAAGCATGGGATGCGCAGCATCTGCGCGAATTGCTGGGTTTTAGCCAATACGCGGCGGTGACTCAGGTGGCGGAATTTTTCAAATACCGTACCGACAATCTGTTGGTCGGGGTATTGCTCGGCGTGAGTGCGGTCGCGCCTTACGCGATTATGGTGGTGGTCATCGACATGTTGACGCAAATTCTGATGCGTTTTCAAAGCTATTGGGACACCATCATTATGCGCCATGCGGGGGAACAGCGGCTGGCGAGTGCCTTGGATACCACGCTGACTTCTTTGCAAATTGGGGTGTCGCTGGCGTTGTTAGCCACGTTTGATACTTGGTTATTGGGCGCTCAATTTCTTAGCTTGTGGGTGGGTGACACCTATGCGGCGCTTTCAACCTCGCTAACGTTATTCACGTTGATATTGCCGGGGCTGGCAGTGCAACTGGCAACCTCACCGTATTTCAATGCGTTAGGGCGACAACGCAGCAATGCGACGCTGGCATTATTGGAAATTGTGCTCAAGTTGGGCTTGCTGCTGCCACTGATTAATGGGTTTGATGCGGATGGGGTTATTTTCGCCGGTGTAGTGGCGGCAATCGTTACGGCGTTGCTGCGTTTGTGGGTGATGGCGGGGATTGTGCGTTGCAAATTTTGGCATTTGGTGCGGGTCGTTATCTGCAAATTACTGCCAGTTATCGGGTTATTGGGCGTGTTATGGGGATTATGCTGGGTACTGGAGACAGCGGGTATACCACTGCTCTTGACCATTGCCACGATTTTATGCCTACAAGCATTGGGATTATTATTTCTTATCAAAAAACCCATTAATACGCATCATCGAGTGGTTTCTGCCATTTGTCCACGCCTGTCTAGCGGCGGCTGA